A DNA window from Impatiens glandulifera chromosome 7, dImpGla2.1, whole genome shotgun sequence contains the following coding sequences:
- the LOC124910713 gene encoding E3 ubiquitin-protein ligase RMA1H1-like codes for MDEYFEEVLGAGSNHHHEEEVDEYLMKYSDESDSIDEMERRRSCRGFDCNICLDSVQEPVVTLCGHLYCWPCIYKWMNTNNSNENEEEQQQYCCPVCRSDISQDTLVPIYQTTDYNSSQPSGVIIPPRPAIQFVESNSSILFFDNNHNIEETSSSNISISSYNGIFGKLVYWRFFGNSSGNPNNSYNLAGTTTSPRLRHHLMKMDESLNRMSFFLLCCALACLILF; via the coding sequence ATGGATGAGTACTTTGAAGAGGTGTTAGGAGCTGGATCGAATCATCATCATGAGGAAGAAGTAGATGAATATTTAATGAAGTATTCAGATGAATCTGATTCAATAGATGAAATGGAAAGAAGAAGGTCATGCAGAGGATTTGATTGTAACATATGTCTAGATTCAGTTCAAGAACCTGTTGTGACATTATGTGGTCATCTTTATTGCTGGCCTTGCATTTACAAATGGATGAATACTAATAATTCCAATGAAAACGAAGAAGAGCAACAACAATATTGCTGTCCTGTATGTAGATCTGATATATCTCAAGACACACTTGTTCCTATCTACCAAACTACAGATTATAATTCTTCTCAGCCATCAGGAGTTATAATACCTCCAAGACCTGCAATTCAATTTGTTGAATCAAACTCTTCAATACTTTTCTTtgataataatcataatattgAAGAAACTAGTAGCAGCAACATCAGCATCAGCAGCTACAATGGAATATTTGGTAAGCTGGTTTACTGGAGGTTTTTCGGTAATTCATCAGGTAACcctaataattcatataatcttGCTGGAACTACTACTAGTCCTAGGCTGAGACATCACTTGATGAAAATGGATGAATCTCTCAATAGAATGAGCTTTTTTCTCCTCTGTTGTGCACTTGCATGTCTAATCTTGTTCTGA